The following proteins are co-located in the Polyangiaceae bacterium genome:
- a CDS encoding M81 family metallopeptidase — translation MIRPLLRFAQSSLRLRQGAQRPLRIAYGRIFHEACADSPLVTTRADFERMHARSGADLAKATTLRGSELEGYLPHAELTGFAQAARLAGRVETVPLASYMAVPGGPLTRECFDWLLTSLLDQLEAAGSVDGVYLALHGSMEVVGLDEAPEAVILRAVRERVGESVRIAVSYDLHANLSAGLIEPADVLVAYRTNPHWDLAPTGFRAGERLIRTLRGEIQPTHAWRKLPMVLGGGVTIDFLSPMRAVFKFMKRMEDRPGVVSASLFMVHPFTSAGDLGWAVHVCTDGDPELAERLADELAEQAWSVKDVDLPPLLEVDAALERVAASRGRRLGPVTLVDVDDIVGAGAPGGNTHFVQALCSGKYDLRALVPVHDPELVESLWHAPIGSDHAVTLRGTPGYDQPEVALKVTLAAKHEGELGRRLRLDLGQLRLAVGDQPPLPIHPKFWRELGVNPRRADIIVQKNFFHYRMFYLTTSFAHLPVQSAGATSLRRLKARKFTVPTHPTTRLTDWRAHEPELRHAPRRPNTEPASPTWESTSSPSA, via the coding sequence GTGATCCGCCCGCTCCTGCGCTTCGCGCAAAGCAGTCTGCGCCTGAGGCAAGGCGCGCAGCGCCCGCTGCGCATCGCCTATGGTCGCATCTTTCACGAAGCCTGTGCCGACTCACCCCTCGTGACTACGCGTGCGGATTTCGAGCGCATGCACGCGCGCAGCGGGGCAGACTTGGCCAAGGCGACCACGCTGCGTGGTTCCGAACTCGAGGGCTACTTGCCCCACGCGGAGCTCACGGGTTTCGCGCAGGCTGCGCGATTGGCGGGCAGGGTGGAAACGGTTCCGCTCGCTTCCTACATGGCCGTGCCGGGTGGGCCGCTCACCCGCGAATGCTTCGATTGGCTGCTCACCAGTCTGCTGGACCAACTGGAGGCAGCCGGCAGCGTCGACGGCGTGTACCTCGCGCTACACGGAAGCATGGAAGTGGTGGGCCTTGATGAAGCCCCCGAAGCGGTCATCCTTCGCGCCGTTCGCGAGCGCGTCGGGGAGTCCGTTCGCATCGCCGTCAGCTACGACTTGCACGCGAATCTCAGCGCCGGGCTGATCGAGCCTGCGGACGTCCTGGTCGCGTACCGCACCAACCCCCACTGGGATCTGGCGCCGACCGGGTTCCGAGCCGGCGAGCGCCTGATCCGCACCCTGCGCGGGGAGATTCAGCCCACGCATGCCTGGCGCAAGCTGCCGATGGTGCTTGGTGGAGGCGTGACCATCGACTTCCTGTCGCCGATGCGCGCCGTCTTCAAGTTCATGAAGCGCATGGAGGATCGACCCGGCGTCGTTTCGGCGAGCTTGTTCATGGTGCATCCTTTCACTTCCGCGGGGGACCTCGGTTGGGCAGTGCACGTCTGCACCGACGGCGATCCGGAGTTGGCCGAACGGCTGGCGGACGAACTGGCGGAGCAAGCCTGGAGCGTCAAGGACGTCGATCTGCCGCCGTTGCTCGAGGTCGACGCGGCGCTGGAACGCGTCGCCGCTAGCCGCGGGCGGCGGCTCGGACCGGTGACTCTGGTCGACGTGGACGACATCGTGGGAGCCGGTGCGCCCGGGGGCAACACCCACTTCGTCCAGGCTCTCTGCAGCGGCAAATACGATCTACGCGCCCTCGTTCCCGTCCACGATCCGGAGTTGGTGGAGTCCCTTTGGCACGCACCCATCGGAAGCGATCACGCCGTCACCTTGCGTGGGACCCCGGGCTACGATCAGCCGGAAGTGGCCTTGAAGGTGACCCTCGCCGCCAAGCACGAAGGCGAGCTGGGCCGGAGGCTGCGCCTTGATCTCGGGCAGCTTCGCCTCGCCGTCGGCGACCAACCTCCCCTACCCATTCACCCGAAGTTTTGGCGTGAACTAGGCGTCAACCCACGTCGAGCAGACATCATCGTCCAGAAGAACTTCTTCCACTATCGGATGTTCTATCTGACGACGTCCTTCGCGCATCTACCCGTACAGAGCGCGGGCGCCACGAGCCTACGTCGCCTGAAGGCTCGCAAGTTCACGGTACCGACGCACCCCACGACTCGACTGACGGATTGGCGCGCGCACGAACCCGAGCTGCGGCATGCACCCCGGCGCCCGAACACGGAACCAGCGTCCCCGACCTGGGAGTCGACGTCGTCTCCGAGTGCATGA
- a CDS encoding aspartate aminotransferase family protein: MNNAFPESGKSRQEVLGAVTQSRAQDLRSDGHAFAFVYDPGEEARELARQVFAACMPINGLDPTAYPSARHLENGVVHACLELMHAPEGALGTATAGGTESVMLAVKTARDYARKTRPEVTRPKMLLPVTAHACFHKAAHYLGLEVVSVDVDPTTFRADVSDARRKMSKDVVLVVGSAPSYAHGVVDDITGLAALAQEFGTLMHVDACVGGLVLPFLREAGVEGPNYDFRIPGVTSISMDLHKYGFAPKGISVLLQRRRDLRDAQYFTCATWTGYSIINSTTLGSKSAAAMGAAFALIQHLGREGYRERAQRMWQATQAIVSLVDESPELEMVGRPDVNLFALRTTRGDLFELADRLTAKGWLVQPTYAFGPSPAHIHLTLDPENARRAEEFGRDLLACAVDLPPLQAPPEGVVSFLAALAAGADGVDSQAVLSEMGLGAGTLPEQAAPLHRVMNALPPEQRERLLLLFFGELFS, from the coding sequence ATGAACAATGCATTCCCAGAAAGTGGCAAATCGAGACAGGAAGTCCTTGGGGCGGTGACCCAATCCCGCGCCCAAGACCTGCGCAGCGATGGCCACGCCTTCGCTTTCGTCTACGACCCCGGCGAAGAAGCACGGGAGCTGGCACGCCAGGTGTTTGCCGCGTGCATGCCGATCAACGGGCTCGACCCCACGGCCTACCCGTCGGCGCGCCACCTCGAAAATGGCGTGGTGCACGCTTGCCTGGAGCTGATGCACGCGCCCGAGGGCGCCTTGGGGACCGCCACCGCGGGTGGCACCGAGAGCGTGATGCTCGCCGTGAAGACGGCCCGCGACTACGCGCGCAAGACGCGCCCCGAGGTGACTCGACCCAAGATGCTGTTGCCCGTCACCGCCCACGCCTGCTTCCACAAGGCGGCCCACTACCTGGGACTCGAGGTCGTGAGTGTAGACGTGGACCCGACCACCTTCCGTGCGGACGTGAGCGATGCCCGGCGCAAGATGAGCAAAGATGTGGTGCTGGTCGTGGGCTCCGCGCCCAGCTATGCGCACGGCGTCGTGGATGACATCACCGGACTGGCAGCGCTCGCTCAGGAGTTCGGCACGTTGATGCACGTGGACGCCTGCGTGGGCGGCCTAGTACTGCCCTTCCTACGAGAGGCCGGGGTGGAGGGCCCGAACTACGATTTCCGAATCCCGGGAGTCACCAGCATTTCGATGGACTTGCACAAGTACGGGTTCGCGCCAAAGGGGATCTCCGTGCTGCTCCAGCGCCGACGCGATCTGCGCGATGCGCAGTACTTCACCTGTGCCACCTGGACTGGCTACTCGATCATCAACTCCACGACCCTGGGCAGCAAGAGCGCAGCTGCCATGGGCGCCGCGTTCGCGCTGATCCAGCACCTGGGTCGCGAGGGCTACCGCGAGCGGGCACAGCGCATGTGGCAGGCCACCCAGGCCATCGTCAGCCTGGTGGACGAGAGTCCCGAACTCGAGATGGTGGGACGCCCCGACGTGAACCTATTCGCGCTGCGCACCACTCGCGGCGACCTGTTCGAGTTGGCGGACCGACTCACGGCCAAGGGCTGGCTGGTGCAACCGACCTACGCCTTCGGGCCGTCCCCGGCACATATCCACCTGACCCTCGATCCCGAAAACGCGCGCCGCGCAGAAGAGTTCGGGCGCGACTTGCTCGCTTGCGCCGTGGATCTGCCGCCGCTCCAAGCGCCGCCGGAGGGAGTGGTGAGCTTTCTCGCGGCCCTCGCAGCGGGAGCCGACGGCGTCGACAGTCAGGCCGTGCTCTCGGAGATGGGCCTTGGCGCTGGCACCTTGCCCGAGCAAGCCGCTCCGCTGCATCGGGTCATGAACGCGCTGCCACCCGAACAGCGTGAACGGCTGCTGCTGCTCTTCTTCGGGGAGTTGTTCTCGTGA
- a CDS encoding TetR/AcrR family transcriptional regulator — protein sequence MARPPEPEKRAEIAREAVDVLARLGLGTPMTRLADELGVKRPTLHYHFPTRAHIVETALEELLTEQALFVMQRVNEHEHPIDRLFAQICAVHAFHHGREERIVFLSQAVAASGERMAEIIDVGNRVFEAQRRANVRLLQDGMATGAVAPCDAEALVNVIRALTDGLMVQRVMTHVDLGPVHEFLWTHLLRPLKRPSETQS from the coding sequence ATGGCACGCCCCCCTGAACCGGAAAAACGCGCAGAAATCGCCCGCGAAGCGGTCGACGTGCTGGCACGTCTCGGACTGGGCACGCCGATGACTCGACTGGCGGACGAGCTCGGGGTCAAGCGCCCCACCTTGCACTATCACTTCCCCACTCGCGCTCACATCGTCGAGACCGCACTCGAAGAGCTGCTCACGGAGCAAGCGCTCTTCGTGATGCAGCGCGTGAACGAGCACGAACATCCCATCGATCGCCTGTTCGCGCAGATCTGCGCGGTGCACGCGTTTCATCATGGCCGTGAAGAGCGCATCGTGTTCCTGAGCCAAGCCGTCGCCGCGAGCGGCGAGCGAATGGCGGAAATCATAGACGTTGGCAATCGGGTGTTCGAAGCACAGAGACGCGCCAACGTGAGGCTACTGCAAGACGGCATGGCGACGGGCGCCGTCGCGCCCTGCGATGCGGAAGCACTGGTCAACGTGATCCGCGCGCTCACCGACGGCTTGATGGTGCAGCGCGTGATGACCCACGTCGACCTCGGCCCAGTTCACGAATTCTTGTGGACGCACTTGCTGCGGCCACTGAAACGACCCTCGGAGACTCAGTCATGA
- a CDS encoding TonB family protein, translating into MVSRRAAAVWLGGMLLVAPAIAAPPDSSPAAAAADPVPAPPSIVPPKLLDSTDVSYPEGAQGDARIVVTLVVGKDGKVREASADKALEPFATAALSAARSFRFEPATRDGVAIAAKIKIEIRFRAPEPPVAPLPEPEPAVATGDAKPPDESPTPRAADEKPRAKPPATLEVTVEGERAEPSRTATLSRAEVRQIPGTFGDPFRAIEALPGVTPIVSGLPFFFIRGAPPGNVGYFLDGVRVPLLFHVGIGPSVVHPGIVDRVDLYPGGYPARFGRFAGGIVAGETTPPVPRLRGEYNLRLFDAGAMVEAPFAEGRGTALVGGRYSYTAFLLSLLSPETELEYWDYQLRATYDVSSDDRLGVFSFGSFDFLGQRTQQETLTLFGTEFHRVDLRYDRRFSATGTMRTAFTLGIDRSTVQQDRAVVSRLAGARTELVHELDSSVTLRAGTDLMLETYDIELGSDALSPSAQRAAANFPSRTDVALGVRGDTVLRAGDAFEVTPGLRLDLYGSEGATAVGIDPRLSTRTRISERVHLLTAFGIAHQPPSFVVPVPGFQPGGLRGGLQRAVQESMGVELDLSDSTTFTATAFQNSFFNMSDPLGVNPPLPRGCAPGAYPADSLGGDFGATPKDPPLCGVPRFVPGTLGPDRSGGGGQGADSRGGRSFASALEVRTLGAAYGLELFLKRKLTKKLGGFVSYTLSRSTRSYGRRRYVASFDRTHVFNAAAAYDLGNRWRAGTRFVFYTGLPTTPDPNDPSDTRLPPFVRADLRLEKRWQLSKTVWISGVAEWMNATLSKEAVSTECTLAGCEAQEIGPITIPSVGVEGGF; encoded by the coding sequence ATGGTCTCGCGACGGGCAGCGGCGGTGTGGCTTGGCGGCATGCTGCTGGTCGCGCCTGCCATCGCCGCTCCGCCCGACTCGTCGCCGGCAGCGGCCGCCGCGGATCCGGTTCCGGCACCCCCGAGCATCGTGCCTCCCAAACTCCTCGATTCCACGGACGTCAGCTACCCGGAAGGTGCCCAAGGCGACGCGCGGATCGTGGTGACCTTGGTCGTGGGCAAAGACGGCAAGGTGCGCGAGGCCAGCGCTGACAAGGCGCTCGAGCCCTTCGCGACGGCAGCGTTGAGCGCCGCCCGCTCGTTCCGTTTCGAACCCGCGACTCGAGACGGCGTCGCGATCGCGGCGAAGATCAAGATCGAGATCCGTTTTCGTGCGCCCGAGCCGCCCGTAGCGCCCCTCCCGGAGCCGGAACCCGCCGTCGCGACGGGCGACGCGAAGCCGCCTGACGAAAGCCCGACTCCAAGAGCGGCTGACGAGAAGCCAAGAGCAAAACCGCCTGCAACCCTCGAAGTAACGGTGGAAGGAGAACGAGCAGAGCCGTCGCGCACCGCCACGCTGTCGCGGGCGGAGGTTCGGCAGATCCCGGGCACCTTCGGCGACCCGTTTCGCGCCATCGAAGCGCTGCCCGGCGTGACACCGATCGTGTCGGGTCTGCCCTTCTTCTTCATTCGCGGCGCGCCTCCGGGCAACGTCGGCTACTTCCTCGATGGCGTTCGGGTGCCGCTCTTGTTCCACGTCGGCATCGGTCCCTCGGTGGTGCACCCGGGGATCGTGGATCGCGTCGATCTCTATCCCGGCGGTTATCCCGCTCGCTTTGGGCGATTTGCAGGAGGCATCGTCGCCGGTGAAACCACGCCCCCGGTGCCCCGCCTGCGTGGCGAATACAATCTGCGCCTGTTCGATGCGGGCGCAATGGTCGAAGCGCCTTTCGCCGAGGGGCGCGGGACCGCACTGGTCGGGGGGCGCTACTCCTACACCGCGTTCTTGCTGTCGCTGCTCTCACCGGAGACCGAGCTGGAGTACTGGGACTACCAGCTGCGAGCAACCTACGACGTCAGCAGCGACGATCGCCTCGGCGTGTTCTCCTTCGGTTCTTTCGATTTCCTGGGACAACGCACGCAGCAGGAGACGCTCACCTTGTTCGGCACCGAGTTTCATCGGGTCGATCTGCGTTACGACCGACGCTTCTCGGCGACGGGTACCATGCGCACGGCGTTCACCCTGGGCATCGATCGCTCCACGGTGCAGCAAGATCGCGCGGTGGTCAGTCGACTTGCCGGTGCGCGTACGGAACTGGTCCACGAACTGGACTCCTCCGTCACGCTGCGCGCGGGCACGGACCTCATGCTCGAGACCTACGATATCGAGCTCGGCTCGGACGCACTGTCACCCTCGGCGCAGCGTGCTGCGGCGAACTTTCCATCGCGGACCGACGTCGCCTTGGGCGTGCGGGGCGATACGGTGCTGCGCGCCGGCGACGCCTTCGAAGTGACACCGGGACTGCGCCTGGACCTGTACGGCTCCGAGGGGGCGACCGCCGTCGGCATCGACCCTCGGCTGTCGACCCGAACGCGTATCAGTGAGCGCGTCCATCTGCTGACGGCCTTTGGTATCGCGCACCAACCGCCCTCTTTCGTAGTGCCGGTCCCGGGGTTTCAGCCCGGCGGATTGCGCGGCGGTCTGCAACGTGCCGTGCAAGAAAGCATGGGGGTCGAGCTCGACTTGAGCGACTCGACCACCTTCACGGCCACGGCCTTTCAGAACTCCTTCTTCAACATGAGCGACCCCCTGGGCGTGAATCCGCCGCTGCCTCGGGGCTGCGCCCCCGGCGCCTATCCGGCCGATTCCCTCGGGGGCGACTTCGGCGCGACGCCGAAGGATCCACCCCTGTGCGGCGTGCCGCGTTTCGTTCCCGGAACCCTCGGTCCCGATCGCAGCGGCGGCGGTGGCCAGGGCGCCGACAGTCGGGGAGGGCGGTCCTTTGCCAGTGCATTGGAAGTGCGCACGCTGGGTGCAGCCTACGGGCTCGAGCTCTTTCTCAAGCGCAAGCTCACGAAGAAGCTGGGAGGCTTCGTCTCGTACACCCTCTCACGCTCCACGCGGAGCTACGGTCGGCGTCGCTACGTCGCCAGCTTCGATCGCACGCACGTGTTCAACGCGGCCGCGGCCTACGACTTGGGCAACCGCTGGCGTGCGGGGACACGCTTCGTCTTCTACACCGGGCTACCGACTACGCCGGATCCCAACGACCCGTCGGATACGCGCTTGCCGCCTTTCGTGCGGGCAGACTTGCGCCTGGAGAAGCGCTGGCAGCTGTCGAAGACGGTGTGGATCAGCGGCGTTGCGGAGTGGATGAACGCCACGCTCAGCAAAGAGGCGGTGAGCACCGAGTGCACCCTGGCCGGCTGCGAAGCTCAAGAAATCGGCCCGATCACCATTCCGAGTGTGGGCGTGGAAGGAGGATTCTGA
- a CDS encoding YkgJ family cysteine cluster protein → MIRGERWLSFRCTGCGNCCKEPLLPLTDVDLKKIMKRTGDRARDIVRWVSRHEIDLDGEPEAFAQLRVGRRVMVLAHDRRGCRYLGKDDRCTIYGARPLGCRVFPFDPTFAKDGKLRRLKLIPATECIYELDGHNDADRLRELHSRFEAETDRYHERVAVWNREQTARKRRGLAPQSARAFLSFLGVEG, encoded by the coding sequence GTGATACGCGGAGAACGTTGGCTGAGCTTTCGATGCACGGGCTGCGGCAACTGCTGCAAGGAGCCCCTGTTGCCCCTGACGGACGTCGATCTGAAGAAGATCATGAAACGCACCGGCGATCGCGCGCGAGACATCGTGCGCTGGGTCAGCCGGCACGAGATCGACTTGGACGGCGAGCCGGAGGCCTTTGCGCAGCTGCGAGTGGGCCGACGGGTGATGGTGCTCGCACACGATCGGCGGGGCTGCCGCTACCTCGGCAAAGACGATCGCTGCACCATCTACGGCGCGCGGCCCTTGGGCTGTCGCGTATTCCCCTTCGATCCCACCTTCGCCAAAGACGGCAAACTGCGCCGTCTGAAGCTCATCCCTGCTACCGAGTGCATCTACGAGCTGGACGGTCACAACGACGCTGACCGCCTGCGCGAGCTACACAGCCGCTTCGAAGCAGAGACCGACCGCTACCACGAGCGTGTCGCCGTCTGGAACCGCGAGCAGACCGCCCGCAAACGCCGCGGACTAGCGCCCCAGAGCGCCAGGGCATTTCTGAGCTTCCTGGGCGTCGAGGGCTAG
- a CDS encoding DUF444 family protein: protein MSLKIDQDHSRFRNIVRGKIRQNLRKYISQGEMLGRKGKDLVSIPIPQIDIPRFTFGEKQQGGVGQGDGEPGDPMGGDPQEGDGQGQAGKDAGDHALEVDVTLDELADILGEELELPAIENRGKSRIISAKDRYTGIRRVGPESLRHFRRTYREALKRSIASGIYDAGRPIIVPHPEDRRYRSWKEDLEPVANAVIIYMMDVSGSMGDEQKEIVRIESFWIDTWLQRQYKGLESRYIIHDAVAREVDRETFFRTRESGGTMISSAYKLCAEMISQSYPPEEWNIYPFHFSDGDNWSMDDTLTCIELLKGTVLPKVNVFSYGQVESPYGSGQFIKDLKEHFGADERVITSEIRDRDAIVGSIKDFLGKGK from the coding sequence ATGAGCCTCAAGATCGACCAAGACCACTCGCGGTTCCGCAACATCGTGCGTGGCAAGATCCGCCAGAACCTGCGCAAGTACATTTCGCAAGGCGAGATGCTCGGGCGCAAGGGCAAGGATCTGGTCAGCATCCCGATCCCGCAGATCGACATTCCGCGCTTCACCTTCGGAGAGAAGCAACAGGGCGGTGTGGGGCAGGGGGACGGCGAGCCCGGAGACCCGATGGGCGGCGATCCTCAGGAGGGTGACGGACAAGGGCAGGCAGGGAAGGACGCTGGGGACCACGCGCTCGAGGTCGACGTCACCCTCGACGAGCTTGCCGACATTCTCGGGGAGGAGCTGGAGCTGCCCGCGATCGAGAACAGGGGCAAGAGCCGCATCATCTCTGCCAAGGACCGCTACACCGGGATCCGCCGCGTCGGTCCCGAGTCTCTCCGCCATTTTCGGCGGACCTACCGTGAAGCGCTGAAGCGTTCGATCGCGAGCGGGATCTACGATGCCGGACGACCCATCATCGTGCCCCATCCCGAAGATCGGCGCTATCGCTCTTGGAAGGAAGATCTCGAGCCCGTTGCCAACGCAGTGATCATCTACATGATGGACGTCTCCGGCTCGATGGGCGACGAGCAAAAGGAGATCGTGCGCATCGAGAGCTTCTGGATCGATACTTGGCTTCAACGCCAGTACAAGGGGCTCGAAAGTCGCTACATCATCCACGACGCAGTGGCGCGAGAGGTCGACCGCGAAACCTTCTTCCGCACGCGGGAATCCGGGGGCACCATGATCTCGAGTGCGTACAAGCTCTGCGCCGAGATGATCAGTCAGAGCTATCCACCCGAAGAGTGGAACATCTATCCGTTCCACTTCTCCGACGGCGACAACTGGAGCATGGACGACACGCTGACCTGCATCGAGTTGCTCAAGGGCACGGTTCTGCCCAAGGTGAACGTCTTCTCCTACGGTCAGGTCGAGAGCCCCTACGGCTCGGGGCAGTTCATCAAAGACTTGAAGGAGCACTTCGGCGCTGACGAACGCGTGATCACCAGCGAGATACGCGATCGCGACGCCATCGTCGGCAGCATCAAGGACTTCCTGGGCAAAGGAAAGTGA
- a CDS encoding SpoVR family protein translates to MPQFAIKTALPRYLRVEQERIEKIAAQVGLDFFPTVFEMLTYDQMNEVAAYGGFPNRYPHWRFGMEYERLSKSYEYGLSKIYEMVINNNPSFAYLLEGNSFTDQKLVMCHVYGHVDFFKNNFSFRATDLDASGNVVDPVARPNADYHPNRKWVDKMANHGSAVRRIVDRHGIARAEEFIDVCLSLENLIDPYSRFMVRHRPPQVEEEPSEVSVPRLRAKDYMEDFINPEEFLEEQKRRILEAREQQKRYPAEPVQDVLLFLLENAPLERWERVILGVIREEAYYFAPQMQTKIMNEGWASFWHSRLMTEHVADTTDIIDYAENNAGVMSTAGGRLNPYKLGVELFRHIEERWDKGQFGREWEECDDLDQKRNWDLRLGLGAEKIFEVRSLYTDVTFIDEYLTEDFARQSNMFTYGWSNRNERFEIESRQFKEIKEKLLFQLTNFGNPVIRVEDANFENRGELLLRHHHRGVDLRADYAKETLKALVRVWKRPVVLATIVDEKSTLLRFDGKEHSATVDANP, encoded by the coding sequence ATGCCGCAGTTCGCCATCAAGACAGCCTTGCCGCGCTACCTGAGGGTCGAGCAGGAGCGCATCGAGAAGATCGCCGCGCAGGTGGGTCTGGACTTCTTCCCGACCGTGTTCGAGATGCTCACCTACGACCAGATGAACGAAGTGGCGGCCTATGGCGGTTTCCCCAATCGCTACCCGCATTGGCGCTTCGGCATGGAATACGAGCGGCTGAGCAAAAGCTACGAGTACGGCCTTTCGAAGATCTACGAGATGGTCATCAACAACAATCCGTCCTTTGCCTACCTGCTCGAAGGCAACAGCTTCACGGACCAGAAGTTGGTGATGTGCCACGTCTACGGTCACGTCGACTTCTTCAAGAACAACTTCTCGTTCCGTGCGACGGACCTCGATGCCAGCGGCAACGTGGTGGACCCGGTGGCCCGGCCCAACGCGGACTACCATCCCAATCGCAAGTGGGTGGACAAGATGGCCAATCACGGCTCCGCGGTGAGGCGCATCGTGGATCGCCATGGCATTGCTCGCGCCGAGGAGTTCATCGACGTCTGCCTCTCCCTGGAGAACCTGATCGATCCCTATTCGCGTTTCATGGTGCGGCACCGCCCGCCCCAGGTCGAGGAAGAGCCAAGCGAGGTCTCGGTGCCGCGCCTGCGCGCGAAGGACTACATGGAGGACTTCATCAATCCCGAGGAGTTCTTGGAGGAGCAGAAGCGGCGCATCCTGGAGGCTCGCGAGCAGCAGAAGCGCTACCCCGCCGAGCCAGTGCAAGACGTACTGCTGTTCCTGCTGGAGAACGCGCCGCTAGAGCGTTGGGAGCGAGTCATTCTCGGGGTGATTCGCGAAGAGGCCTACTACTTCGCGCCGCAGATGCAGACGAAGATCATGAACGAGGGTTGGGCGAGTTTCTGGCACTCGCGATTGATGACGGAGCACGTCGCAGACACGACCGACATCATCGACTACGCCGAGAACAACGCGGGCGTGATGAGCACCGCCGGCGGACGCCTCAATCCCTACAAACTCGGCGTGGAGCTCTTTCGCCACATCGAGGAGCGCTGGGACAAGGGACAGTTCGGACGCGAGTGGGAGGAGTGCGACGATCTGGATCAGAAGCGCAACTGGGATTTGCGCTTGGGGCTCGGTGCGGAGAAGATCTTCGAGGTGCGGTCGCTCTACACCGACGTGACGTTCATCGACGAATACTTGACCGAGGACTTTGCGCGGCAAAGCAACATGTTCACCTACGGCTGGTCCAATCGAAACGAGCGCTTCGAGATCGAGTCGCGGCAGTTCAAGGAGATCAAAGAGAAGCTCCTGTTCCAGTTGACGAACTTCGGCAATCCCGTGATCCGCGTCGAAGACGCCAACTTCGAGAACCGAGGCGAACTCTTGCTTCGTCACCATCACCGCGGGGTGGATTTGCGTGCCGACTACGCCAAAGAGACGCTGAAGGCGCTGGTGCGGGTGTGGAAGCGACCCGTGGTGCTGGCGACGATCGTGGATGAGAAATCCACGCTGCTGCGTTTCGACGGCAAAGAGCACAGTGCGACGGTCGACGCGAACCCATGA
- a CDS encoding tetratricopeptide repeat protein, producing the protein MSARARFCVLLLLATGCGGHRGEDAHTPSSPAPTPPANHIAPPMPAASSTTPMAGAPPCVPGPDGRCPPPPPTSSSTAAGPVEAPPPPKPGTVRGGLARGSEDAADRALYAGDLALDADQLSDAKRHYARARALAPKDAAPRVGLVRVALAQSGVVTDYASAPGNAKMKALLKELAAAQKLDGEYGPLFVEKGRIELILGNAQGALDALQRGVALLPFDPEAHSALGVALIATGKSEPALERFRRAAQLDPDNAARLTNLGTAYMMRGQVADAVRAYERAVTLAPKDARARGDLGTALLSLSKFDEALPHLQAAVDLAPERATFLSNLGYAYQQKGELKKALALFEQALKKDPKLGSAWINLGTSKARSGDYDGAEKAFKKALELDPKDPRAQANLDELKALRQQPKP; encoded by the coding sequence ATGAGCGCTCGCGCTCGATTCTGCGTGCTGTTGCTGTTGGCGACGGGCTGCGGCGGCCACCGCGGCGAGGATGCTCATACGCCGTCGTCGCCCGCCCCGACGCCGCCGGCGAACCACATTGCACCGCCAATGCCCGCTGCGTCGAGCACGACGCCCATGGCGGGCGCTCCGCCCTGCGTGCCGGGCCCTGACGGTCGCTGTCCGCCACCTCCTCCCACGTCGTCGTCGACGGCGGCCGGGCCCGTCGAGGCGCCGCCTCCACCCAAGCCCGGCACGGTGCGGGGTGGACTCGCTCGCGGCAGTGAAGACGCGGCCGATCGCGCGCTCTACGCTGGCGACCTCGCCCTGGACGCCGATCAGCTGAGTGACGCCAAGCGGCACTATGCGCGCGCGCGCGCCCTCGCTCCCAAAGATGCGGCGCCTCGCGTGGGGTTGGTGCGCGTGGCACTGGCGCAGTCGGGCGTGGTGACGGACTACGCCTCGGCGCCCGGCAACGCCAAGATGAAAGCATTGTTGAAAGAGCTGGCGGCGGCTCAGAAGCTCGACGGCGAATACGGTCCACTCTTCGTCGAGAAGGGACGCATCGAGCTGATTCTGGGCAATGCACAAGGGGCGCTGGATGCCTTGCAGCGAGGCGTGGCGCTATTGCCCTTCGATCCCGAGGCGCACTCGGCGCTCGGCGTCGCGTTGATCGCGACGGGCAAGAGTGAGCCAGCTTTGGAGCGCTTTCGTCGAGCCGCGCAGCTGGATCCCGACAATGCGGCTCGCCTCACCAACCTGGGAACCGCCTACATGATGCGCGGTCAGGTCGCAGATGCCGTGCGCGCTTACGAGCGCGCGGTGACCCTCGCGCCGAAAGACGCTCGCGCGCGCGGCGATCTGGGAACGGCGCTGTTGAGTTTGTCCAAGTTCGACGAAGCGTTGCCTCATCTGCAAGCCGCCGTGGATCTCGCGCCCGAGCGTGCCACTTTCTTGTCGAATCTTGGCTACGCCTACCAGCAGAAGGGTGAGTTGAAGAAGGCTCTGGCTCTGTTCGAACAGGCGCTGAAGAAGGACCCCAAGCTCGGCTCGGCATGGATCAACTTGGGCACGAGCAAGGCGCGTAGCGGCGACTATGACGGCGCCGAGAAGGCGTTCAAGAAGGCGCTGGAGCTCGATCCCAAGGATCCCCGCGCGCAGGCCAACCTCGACGAACTCAAGGCGCTCCGGCAACAGCCGAAACCTTGA